One stretch of Passer domesticus isolate bPasDom1 chromosome 2, bPasDom1.hap1, whole genome shotgun sequence DNA includes these proteins:
- the LOC135294061 gene encoding myristoylated alanine-rich C-kinase substrate-like isoform X1, whose product MSVGHPHAGPAPERPRRARGLRGAALTAAAQRVALASRPRGAAGAARERAGRASGARRERAGSASGTRRERSRERAGSAPGARRERSRERAGSAPGAGSGAAAPSWVAGGCGEGSHYHEKCEAAKEEEEEEGKQAVVQLL is encoded by the exons ATGTCCGTCGGTCATCCTCATGCGGGCCCCGCTCCGGAGCGGCCCCGGAGGGCGCGGGGGCTGCGCGGGGCCGCCCTCACCGCGGCCGCCCAGCGGGTGGCGCTGGCGAGTCGCCCacggggcgcggcgggggctGCGCGGGAGCGCGCCGGGAGAGCATCGGGAGCGCGCCGGGAACGCGCCGGGAGCGCATCGGGAACGCGCCGGGAGCGGAGCCGGGAGCGCGCCGGGAGCGCGCCGGGAGCGCgccgggagcggagccgagagcGCGCCGGGAGCGCGCCGGGAGCCGGGTCTGGCGCGGCGGCCCCGTCGTGGGTGGCGGGAGGCTGCGGAGAAG GTTCTCATTACCATGAGAAATGTGAAGCTGctaaagaagaagaagaagaagaaggaaaacaagctgTTGTGCAACTTCTGTGA
- the LOC135294061 gene encoding uncharacterized protein LOC135294061 isoform X3 — MSVGHPHAGPAPERPRRARGLRGAALTAAAQRVALASRPRGAAGAARERAGRASGARRERAGSASGTRRERSRERAGSAPGARRERSRERAGSAPGAGSGAAAPSWVAGGCGEGVLLETVMSCF, encoded by the exons ATGTCCGTCGGTCATCCTCATGCGGGCCCCGCTCCGGAGCGGCCCCGGAGGGCGCGGGGGCTGCGCGGGGCCGCCCTCACCGCGGCCGCCCAGCGGGTGGCGCTGGCGAGTCGCCCacggggcgcggcgggggctGCGCGGGAGCGCGCCGGGAGAGCATCGGGAGCGCGCCGGGAACGCGCCGGGAGCGCATCGGGAACGCGCCGGGAGCGGAGCCGGGAGCGCGCCGGGAGCGCGCCGGGAGCGCgccgggagcggagccgagagcGCGCCGGGAGCGCGCCGGGAGCCGGGTCTGGCGCGGCGGCCCCGTCGTGGGTGGCGGGAGGCTGCGGAGAAG GTGTACTACTTGAGACAGTCATGTCATGTTTCTGA
- the LOC135294061 gene encoding uncharacterized protein LOC135294061 isoform X2, with product MSVGHPHAGPAPERPRRARGLRGAALTAAAQRVALASRPRGAAGAARERAGRASGARRERAGSASGTRRERSRERAGSAPGARRERSRERAGSAPGAGSGAAAPSWVAGGCGEVVTCTSMAPTSPEGSKITLEKRSPN from the exons ATGTCCGTCGGTCATCCTCATGCGGGCCCCGCTCCGGAGCGGCCCCGGAGGGCGCGGGGGCTGCGCGGGGCCGCCCTCACCGCGGCCGCCCAGCGGGTGGCGCTGGCGAGTCGCCCacggggcgcggcgggggctGCGCGGGAGCGCGCCGGGAGAGCATCGGGAGCGCGCCGGGAACGCGCCGGGAGCGCATCGGGAACGCGCCGGGAGCGGAGCCGGGAGCGCGCCGGGAGCGCGCCGGGAGCGCgccgggagcggagccgagagcGCGCCGGGAGCGCGCCGGGAGCCGGGTCTGGCGCGGCGGCCCCGTCGTGGGTGGCGGGAGGCTGCGGAGAAG TGGTAACATGCACCAGTATGGCACCTACCTCTCCTGAGGGGTCAAAAATTACACTGGAGAAGAGGAGCCCTAACTAG
- the LOC135294061 gene encoding uncharacterized protein LOC135294061 isoform X4: protein MSVGHPHAGPAPERPRRARGLRGAALTAAAQRVALASRPRGAAGAARERAGRASGARRERAGSASGTRRERSRERAGSAPGARRERSRERAGSAPGAGSGAAAPSWVAGGCGEVQLCLR, encoded by the exons ATGTCCGTCGGTCATCCTCATGCGGGCCCCGCTCCGGAGCGGCCCCGGAGGGCGCGGGGGCTGCGCGGGGCCGCCCTCACCGCGGCCGCCCAGCGGGTGGCGCTGGCGAGTCGCCCacggggcgcggcgggggctGCGCGGGAGCGCGCCGGGAGAGCATCGGGAGCGCGCCGGGAACGCGCCGGGAGCGCATCGGGAACGCGCCGGGAGCGGAGCCGGGAGCGCGCCGGGAGCGCGCCGGGAGCGCgccgggagcggagccgagagcGCGCCGGGAGCGCGCCGGGAGCCGGGTCTGGCGCGGCGGCCCCGTCGTGGGTGGCGGGAGGCTGCGGAGAAG TGCAACTCTGCCTTCGCTAG